The Prosthecobacter vanneervenii genome has a segment encoding these proteins:
- a CDS encoding YfjI family protein, translating into MSHPTEFTGSQLSAPESEEQILSVVLDGHADWLPALQRVLRMPEVFVDPERRRLWVLLLEMHARGEVITMDSVAVHLRRQSGIEGVRSLGLIMGRHAIFSYEMAEWHARQLAHAHGRRLLAEAAEMAQRADAGPQEMAAVLRQSLHKMEHIAYTTGEDAPRPLPLVAALPPVLPFDPDWLPETFRPWITDIAERMQCPPEFPAVAAMTALSSVCGRRFCIQPKEHDEGYTEFPHLWGMIIGNPSLMKSPSMQAAMRPLKTLTADAQRNYAEQVRARQATEIEARMRRSALESAAKKATKNGEAFDYAQLIQNEDEEGPPLRRLTVNNPSLEALGEVLRENPTGTLLYQDELAGLLALLEKEGNQSLRAFLLQAWSGKEGFTFDRIGRGRRYIEACALSVLGSIQPGVIASHVRAASSHSAGADGFLQRFSLMVWPDVKSEWQDIDRPLDRTAEWDAECVFVAMENLTAEELLRQGVAPGRDDIPTFRFDPEAQELFRDWRSRFENRLRAGRMPAPFEAHLGKYRKLIPALSVLIHAAESFGGLVPLSALQRALSWADCLESHAARVYASSTTADTDAVHTLLKKLLDGTAGLPEEFRARDVRRKGWSGLLRPEDAEAACEQLAEYRWLIATTQPAVVKAGRHTISYHLNPQAKNAMHAA; encoded by the coding sequence ATGAGCCATCCTACTGAATTTACCGGATCCCAGCTTTCCGCGCCGGAGAGCGAGGAGCAGATTCTCTCCGTGGTGCTGGACGGGCATGCCGACTGGCTGCCTGCGCTGCAGCGCGTGCTCCGCATGCCGGAGGTGTTTGTGGACCCCGAGCGTCGCCGACTCTGGGTGCTGCTGCTGGAAATGCACGCACGCGGGGAGGTCATCACCATGGACAGCGTGGCCGTGCACCTGCGCCGGCAGAGCGGCATCGAGGGCGTGCGCAGTCTGGGGCTGATCATGGGACGACATGCCATCTTCAGCTATGAAATGGCAGAGTGGCACGCGCGGCAGCTGGCCCACGCGCATGGCCGCCGCCTGCTGGCGGAGGCTGCGGAGATGGCCCAGCGCGCCGATGCCGGACCGCAGGAGATGGCCGCCGTGCTGCGCCAGAGCCTGCACAAGATGGAGCACATCGCCTACACCACGGGGGAGGACGCCCCGCGCCCGCTGCCGCTGGTGGCGGCGCTGCCACCCGTGCTGCCCTTTGATCCCGACTGGCTGCCGGAGACCTTCCGCCCGTGGATCACCGACATCGCCGAGCGCATGCAGTGCCCGCCGGAGTTTCCCGCCGTGGCGGCCATGACGGCGCTCTCCAGCGTGTGCGGCCGGCGCTTCTGCATCCAGCCCAAGGAGCATGATGAGGGCTACACCGAGTTTCCCCATCTCTGGGGCATGATCATCGGCAATCCCTCCCTGATGAAGTCCCCCTCCATGCAGGCCGCCATGCGCCCGCTCAAGACGCTGACCGCCGATGCGCAGCGCAACTACGCCGAGCAGGTGCGCGCACGCCAGGCCACGGAGATCGAGGCCCGCATGCGCCGCAGCGCGCTGGAGAGTGCGGCCAAGAAGGCCACCAAAAACGGCGAGGCCTTTGACTACGCGCAGCTCATCCAGAACGAGGACGAGGAAGGCCCGCCGCTGCGCCGACTCACCGTCAACAATCCCAGCCTCGAAGCCCTGGGCGAGGTGCTGCGCGAGAACCCCACCGGCACGCTCCTCTACCAGGACGAGCTGGCCGGTCTGCTGGCGCTGCTGGAAAAGGAGGGGAATCAATCCCTGCGCGCCTTTTTGCTGCAAGCCTGGAGCGGCAAGGAAGGGTTCACCTTTGACCGCATCGGGCGCGGGCGTCGCTACATCGAGGCCTGCGCGCTCAGCGTGCTGGGCAGCATCCAGCCGGGCGTCATCGCCAGTCATGTGCGTGCCGCCAGCAGCCACAGTGCGGGGGCAGACGGCTTCCTGCAGCGTTTTTCATTAATGGTGTGGCCGGACGTGAAATCCGAGTGGCAGGACATCGACCGCCCGCTGGACCGCACGGCCGAGTGGGATGCGGAGTGCGTCTTTGTGGCCATGGAAAACCTGACTGCCGAGGAGCTGCTGCGCCAGGGCGTGGCCCCCGGGCGCGATGACATCCCCACCTTCCGCTTTGACCCGGAGGCGCAGGAGCTCTTCCGCGACTGGCGCAGCCGTTTTGAGAACCGCCTGCGCGCAGGCCGCATGCCCGCGCCCTTTGAGGCGCACCTGGGCAAATACCGCAAGCTCATCCCCGCGCTCTCCGTGCTCATCCACGCAGCGGAGAGCTTTGGCGGCCTGGTGCCCCTCAGCGCCCTGCAGCGCGCCCTCTCCTGGGCCGACTGCCTGGAAAGCCACGCCGCCCGCGTCTATGCCTCCAGCACCACCGCCGACACCGACGCCGTGCACACCCTGCTGAAAAAACTGCTCGATGGCACCGCAGGCCTGCCCGAGGAGTTTCGGGCACGGGATGTGCGGAGAAAGGGGTGGAGCGGACTGTTGAGGCCGGAAGATGCCGAAGCCGCCTGTGAGCAATTGGCAGAGTACCGCTGGCTCATCGCCACCACGCAGCCTGCGGTGGTGAAGGCCGGACGCCATACCATCAGCTACCATCTCAATCCACAGGCGAAAAACGCAATGCATGCCGCCTGA
- a CDS encoding MerR family transcriptional regulator yields MNTSSSTSSTSTTARARGGQPEGLPGRMITRQQMAAHVGLSVRMIDELTHTGVLPYFKIGKAVRYDLAEAEAAFRARYHVAAHPALGRAGCPQPAASEDGGTVAATQRQEGLGCGVCPGSAESQGTPGGGLGTSLPTLNLPASGSPTSSGCAVASANTTNYHEQAAPAASSSSSSSSSSFTTLNPAA; encoded by the coding sequence ATGAATACGTCCTCCTCCACTTCTTCCACCTCCACCACCGCCCGGGCACGGGGCGGGCAGCCGGAGGGGCTGCCGGGCCGAATGATCACACGGCAGCAGATGGCGGCCCATGTGGGGCTCTCCGTGCGCATGATCGATGAGCTCACACACACGGGCGTGCTGCCATATTTCAAGATCGGCAAGGCCGTGCGCTATGACCTGGCGGAGGCGGAGGCCGCATTCCGGGCGCGGTATCATGTGGCTGCGCACCCAGCGCTGGGTAGGGCGGGCTGTCCCCAGCCCGCCGCGTCGGAGGATGGCGGCACCGTAGCAGCCACACAACGCCAAGAGGGCCTGGGGTGCGGGGTTTGCCCTGGGAGCGCAGAGAGTCAGGGGACGCCCGGCGGAGGCTTGGGGACAAGCCTCCCTACCTTAAACCTTCCGGCCTCCGGCAGCCCTACCTCATCTGGCTGCGCCGTCGCATCTGCCAATACCACGAACTACCACGAGCAGGCAGCGCCTGCCGCTTCCTCCTCCTCCTCCTCCTCCTCCTCCTCCTTCACAACCCTCAACCCCGCCGCCTGA
- a CDS encoding tetratricopeptide repeat protein, translating to MPFPHQLQAQAICDQLGVLADQLKARTRAGHNDANHWLESVMKRFFNALMGWELVNLNTEQSNYPAADLGDATLRIAVQVTNQNAGSKITETAKKAIQHQLGGKFDRIIIFFLLPEKPSVPKAFEQPANGPGIESWDLADLLKLMAELPDQSRIADAAAVLSRELSREVTGIAPPPSNLPGGYIGQTFVGREEFLKDLRASLLKQTHATAITQSMRRQQQPAATVAEGLGGLGKTHAAVEYAHRHRAEYSALLFVGGDTPQKLQSSLASLCEVKGLSLDKDLPNEEEKRAQIALRWLATHKGWLLIVDNVDDEKAAAALTTHFDQLRHGHVLITSRLHHWSNQVDSLDLSVLSTEDGADLLLQLTDRHRRKTADDDTQARTLAEQMEGLPLALHQAAGYINENACTLAQYLTTYKDKEQTLELLGWFNDHSIPYERPIKKAPRPVLITWKTSFDQLTEDARLWLLVFSHYAPEPIPEFLVEAAPGADEQDKALLRSARQALAQMDKLGLITRYRDDPPRFKIHRLVQEVTRLSGGVAKRAAALDLGIRLMNLGCPGDPQDVQTWKKWNPLMSHAQALCYYASDEPAPERLSWLLSCLSLLLDTKSLYAQAEPLIRRALQLDEANFGPNHPVVATRLNNLSTLLLDMNQMAEAELLMNRALQIDEASFGPDHTQVSIRLNNLAQLFQATNRLEEAEPLMRRALQIDEASFGPDNPSVAIRLNNLARLLQETDRQSEAEPLMRRALKINEDNYGPAHPAVAIGLNNLAGLLLVTNRMAEAESLMRRALQIDEVSFGPGHPDVALDLNNLATLFQDTNRSAQAEPLMRQAVGIFVRRLGMEHPNSQAAFRNYIDLLQALELPEAEIEKRVREAVGGGAGEG from the coding sequence ATGCCATTTCCGCATCAGCTACAAGCACAAGCCATCTGCGACCAGCTCGGTGTTCTTGCTGATCAGTTGAAAGCGCGCACACGGGCGGGGCACAACGATGCCAATCACTGGCTGGAGTCGGTCATGAAGAGGTTCTTCAATGCCCTGATGGGCTGGGAGCTGGTGAACCTGAATACCGAGCAGTCCAATTATCCCGCAGCAGACCTCGGCGATGCCACTCTCCGCATCGCCGTGCAGGTGACCAATCAAAATGCGGGAAGCAAGATCACAGAGACAGCAAAGAAAGCCATTCAGCATCAGTTGGGGGGAAAGTTTGATCGCATCATCATCTTCTTCCTTCTTCCCGAAAAGCCTTCCGTGCCCAAGGCCTTTGAGCAGCCAGCCAACGGCCCCGGCATCGAATCCTGGGATCTTGCCGATCTGCTCAAGCTCATGGCCGAACTGCCAGACCAGAGTCGTATCGCGGATGCGGCGGCAGTGCTTTCGAGGGAACTGAGCCGCGAGGTCACAGGCATAGCCCCGCCTCCCTCCAATCTACCCGGCGGGTATATCGGTCAGACGTTTGTGGGGCGGGAGGAGTTCTTGAAGGATCTGCGTGCTTCGCTGCTCAAGCAGACACATGCCACGGCCATCACGCAGTCGATGAGGCGGCAGCAGCAGCCTGCGGCCACGGTGGCGGAGGGGCTGGGCGGTCTGGGCAAGACCCATGCCGCCGTGGAGTATGCGCACCGGCACCGGGCAGAGTATAGCGCGCTGCTGTTTGTTGGTGGTGACACTCCGCAGAAGTTGCAGTCTAGCCTAGCGAGCTTGTGCGAAGTGAAGGGGCTGTCGTTGGACAAGGACCTGCCGAATGAGGAAGAAAAGCGGGCACAAATCGCCTTGCGCTGGCTGGCTACGCACAAGGGCTGGCTGCTGATCGTGGACAATGTGGATGATGAGAAAGCCGCAGCGGCGCTGACCACGCACTTTGACCAGCTCCGCCACGGCCATGTGCTCATTACCTCCCGTCTGCATCATTGGTCGAATCAGGTGGACTCTCTGGACCTCTCCGTGCTGAGCACCGAGGACGGCGCCGACCTGCTGCTGCAGCTCACGGACAGGCACCGCCGCAAGACCGCCGATGACGACACCCAGGCCCGCACCCTGGCCGAACAGATGGAGGGCCTGCCCCTGGCGCTGCATCAGGCCGCTGGCTACATCAATGAAAACGCCTGCACCCTGGCCCAGTACCTGACCACCTATAAAGACAAAGAGCAAACGCTCGAGTTGCTGGGGTGGTTCAATGACCACAGTATCCCCTACGAGCGTCCCATTAAAAAAGCACCGCGTCCCGTCCTCATCACCTGGAAGACCAGCTTTGACCAGCTCACCGAAGACGCCCGCCTCTGGCTGCTCGTCTTCTCCCACTACGCGCCCGAACCCATTCCGGAGTTTCTGGTGGAGGCTGCGCCGGGTGCGGATGAGCAAGACAAGGCCCTGCTGCGTAGTGCCCGCCAGGCACTCGCGCAGATGGACAAGCTGGGACTGATCACACGCTACAGAGATGATCCGCCCCGTTTCAAGATTCATCGCTTGGTGCAGGAGGTGACAAGGCTCAGTGGTGGTGTGGCGAAGCGTGCTGCGGCGCTGGATTTGGGTATTCGGCTTATGAATTTAGGCTGCCCAGGTGATCCGCAGGATGTTCAAACCTGGAAGAAGTGGAATCCGCTAATGTCTCATGCACAGGCTCTTTGCTATTATGCGTCGGATGAACCTGCGCCAGAGAGGCTGTCGTGGTTGCTGAGTTGCCTGTCTCTACTGCTGGACACCAAATCACTGTATGCACAGGCCGAGCCGCTGATACGTCGGGCCTTGCAGCTTGATGAGGCCAATTTCGGCCCGAACCATCCAGTAGTCGCTACGAGACTCAACAATCTTTCTACATTGCTGCTGGACATGAACCAAATGGCGGAGGCCGAGTTGTTGATGAATCGGGCCTTGCAGATCGATGAGGCTAGCTTTGGCCCGGATCATACCCAAGTCTCCATCCGCCTCAATAACCTAGCGCAGTTGTTCCAGGCTACGAACCGGCTGGAGGAGGCCGAGCCGCTGATGCGCCGGGCCTTGCAGATCGATGAGGCCAGCTTTGGCCCGGATAATCCCAGTGTCGCCATCCGCCTCAATAATCTCGCAAGATTACTACAGGAAACGGATCGGCAGTCGGAGGCTGAGCCGCTGATGCGCCGGGCTCTGAAAATAAATGAGGACAACTATGGTCCGGCTCATCCCGCAGTAGCCATTGGCCTCAACAATCTTGCAGGGTTGCTCCTGGTCACAAACCGTATGGCGGAAGCTGAGTCGCTGATGCGCCGTGCCTTGCAGATCGACGAAGTCAGCTTTGGCCCGGGTCATCCCGATGTCGCACTCGATCTCAACAACCTTGCGACGTTGTTCCAGGATACAAACAGGTCGGCGCAGGCGGAGCCTCTGATGCGCCAGGCGGTGGGAATCTTTGTGCGCAGGCTGGGGATGGAGCATCCGAATTCTCAGGCAGCTTTTCGAAACTACATAGACCTCCTCCAAGCCCTAGAACTACCTGAAGCAGAAATCGAAAAGAGGGTGCGGGAGGCGGTGGGCGGGGGAGCTGGGGAGGGGTGA